One Desulfitibacter sp. BRH_c19 genomic window carries:
- the argC gene encoding N-acetyl-gamma-glutamyl-phosphate reductase (catalyzes the reduction of N-acetyl-5-glutamyl phosphate to N-acetyl-L-glutamate 5-semialdehyde in arginine biosynthesis and the reduction of N-acetyl-gamma-aminoadipyl-phosphate to N-acetyl-L-aminoadipate-semialdehyde in lysine biosynthesis; involved in both the arginine and lysine biosynthetic pathways; lysine is produced via the AAA pathway, lysine from alpha-aminoadipate), translating to MKVGIVGASGYTGLELVRILQMHPQVKLELLTSESYVGKKLNEIYPSLGLNFNMELEEFHCDKALDRCDILFLALPHGYSSEIARRGYDNNKLIIDLGADFRLKELENYTNWYKTEHKAPHLLKEAVYGLPEIYSEQIKGAKIIANPGCYPTSAILGLAPLFSNKIIEYKGLIIDSKSGISGAGRKANAITHFNSASDNINPYGVGEHRHTPEIEQELSFVAGNQVTITFTPQLVPINRGILSTCYATLTKDISEDDIRQIYDDFYKDKPFVGILPEGTWPHTKWVAGSNKCLLNFKVDKRNNRIVVASVIDNLIKGASGQAVQNMNIALGLEETTALDILTVYP from the coding sequence ATGAAAGTAGGTATTGTGGGTGCTAGTGGTTATACAGGATTAGAATTAGTACGTATTTTACAGATGCATCCCCAAGTGAAACTGGAGTTACTTACTTCAGAATCTTATGTTGGAAAAAAACTAAATGAAATTTATCCAAGTTTAGGCTTGAATTTTAATATGGAACTTGAAGAGTTTCATTGTGATAAAGCCCTTGATAGGTGCGATATTTTATTTTTAGCTCTTCCTCATGGATATTCTTCAGAGATTGCTAGAAGGGGTTATGATAATAACAAGCTAATTATAGATTTGGGAGCTGACTTTAGATTAAAAGAATTAGAAAATTATACTAACTGGTATAAAACAGAACATAAAGCTCCCCATCTATTAAAAGAAGCCGTTTACGGCCTTCCAGAAATATATAGTGAACAAATCAAAGGTGCCAAAATCATTGCAAATCCAGGTTGTTATCCAACAAGTGCTATATTGGGGTTAGCTCCATTGTTCTCAAATAAAATCATTGAATACAAAGGATTAATAATTGATTCTAAGTCGGGAATATCTGGGGCAGGAAGAAAAGCAAACGCCATAACCCACTTTAATAGCGCTAGTGATAATATTAATCCATATGGTGTAGGAGAACATCGCCATACGCCAGAGATAGAACAGGAGCTTTCCTTTGTAGCAGGGAATCAGGTGACTATAACCTTTACTCCCCAATTAGTTCCAATAAATCGGGGAATACTAAGCACATGCTATGCAACTTTGACAAAGGATATTAGCGAGGATGATATAAGACAAATCTATGATGATTTCTACAAAGATAAACCTTTTGTGGGAATATTACCAGAAGGAACATGGCCTCATACAAAATGGGTAGCAGGCAGTAATAAATGCCTTCTTAATTTTAAAGTAGATAAGCGAAACAATAGGATTGTGGTTGCTTCAGTAATAGATAACCTTATTAAAGGTGCATCAGGTCAGGCAGTACAAAATATGAATATTGCTCTTGGTCTAGAAGAAACTACAGCATTAGATATACTAACTGTATACCCGTAA